A section of the Luteolibacter rhizosphaerae genome encodes:
- the glpK gene encoding glycerol kinase GlpK produces the protein MPRTHILALDQGTTSSRAIVFDHEGRQVAVSQKEYPQIFPQPGQVEHDPLAIWASQWSTAVDAMGKADLEPQDIAAIGIANQRETTLVWDRDSGKPVYNAIVWQDRRTAGECARLRAEGLDQLFAERTGLRLDPYFSGTKIRWILENVEGARAKADAGKLMFGTVDSWLLWRLTGRTVHATDATNASRTLIYDIHRGDWDDELLGILGIPRSMLPEVKDSSGIFGESQEGIPIAGIAGDQQAALFGQGCFSPGMAKNTYGTGCFMLMNTGWEAVASTNNLLTTVAWRIGGKTEYALEGSVFMGGAVVKWLRDDLQLIRTAEECEQVAATVADSGGLYFVPAFTGLGAPHWDPYARGAVFGMTRGTKRAHFCRAALESIAFQSAELAGCMVKDSGIPLKRLLVDGGAARSDLLMQFQADLLGVEVMRPKEVETTATGAAWLAGLAVGFWTSREELLKHQEAGKEFHPSRPGEDMSRMMDGWNRAVERSKGWADDTL, from the coding sequence ATGCCTCGAACCCATATTCTCGCGCTCGATCAGGGCACGACCTCCTCCCGTGCGATCGTATTCGATCATGAGGGGCGGCAGGTCGCTGTGAGCCAGAAGGAGTATCCGCAGATCTTCCCGCAGCCGGGTCAGGTGGAGCACGATCCGCTGGCGATTTGGGCGAGCCAGTGGTCCACGGCAGTGGATGCGATGGGGAAAGCCGACTTGGAACCGCAGGACATCGCGGCCATCGGGATCGCGAACCAGCGGGAAACCACGCTCGTCTGGGACCGGGACAGCGGCAAACCGGTTTATAATGCCATTGTCTGGCAGGACCGGCGGACGGCAGGCGAGTGCGCGCGCTTGCGGGCCGAGGGGTTGGATCAGCTTTTCGCGGAGCGCACCGGGCTGCGGCTAGATCCCTACTTCTCCGGGACCAAAATCCGCTGGATCCTGGAGAACGTGGAGGGTGCGCGGGCCAAGGCTGACGCGGGCAAGCTGATGTTCGGCACGGTGGATAGCTGGCTGCTGTGGCGGCTCACCGGACGGACCGTGCATGCGACCGATGCGACGAATGCCTCCCGCACCCTGATCTACGATATCCATCGTGGCGATTGGGACGATGAGCTGCTGGGAATCCTCGGCATCCCCCGCTCGATGTTGCCGGAGGTGAAGGACAGCAGCGGGATTTTCGGCGAGTCGCAGGAAGGCATCCCCATCGCGGGGATCGCAGGCGATCAGCAGGCGGCGCTTTTCGGCCAAGGTTGCTTTTCGCCGGGAATGGCGAAGAACACTTACGGAACCGGTTGCTTCATGCTGATGAACACCGGCTGGGAAGCCGTGGCCTCCACCAACAATCTACTTACAACAGTGGCTTGGCGGATTGGCGGGAAGACGGAGTATGCCTTGGAAGGCTCGGTCTTCATGGGCGGAGCGGTGGTGAAGTGGTTGCGTGATGACTTGCAGTTGATCCGCACGGCGGAGGAGTGCGAGCAGGTGGCCGCCACGGTGGCGGATAGCGGCGGGCTTTACTTCGTGCCGGCCTTCACCGGCCTCGGTGCCCCGCATTGGGATCCCTACGCGAGGGGCGCGGTCTTCGGAATGACGCGCGGAACGAAGCGGGCGCATTTTTGCCGCGCCGCGCTCGAATCGATCGCATTCCAGAGCGCGGAGTTGGCGGGCTGCATGGTGAAGGATAGTGGCATTCCGCTGAAGCGCTTGCTGGTGGATGGCGGTGCCGCGCGCAGCGACCTGCTGATGCAGTTCCAGGCAGATCTCCTCGGCGTGGAGGTCATGCGGCCCAAGGAGGTCGAGACCACCGCCACGGGAGCGGCGTGGTTGGCCGGTCTCGCGGTTGGTTTTTGGACAAGCCGCGAGGAACTGCTGAAGCATCAGGAAGCGGGCAAGGAATTCCATCCCTCACGCCCCGGGGAAGACATGAGCCGCATGATGGACGGCTGGAACCGCGCGGTGGAACGCTCGAAAGGATGGGCCGATGATACGCTCTGA
- a CDS encoding ABC transporter ATP-binding protein encodes MAVLKRVFSLALHYPGRAATSLVMAVICTVLVLVLPTVTQVLVDEVMDKGRRELLFQTASLGIGAILLRQTLFMLRTYGNNALEQRLIHDLRKKLYDKLQRLPIKWFDTNSSGEIMSRVASDVPSTDRVIVETIDQAIPAVLQFLIMAGWMFYNSWELALVTLAPLPIIGLITTIYSKRAEPRWRESSEASAALNALLHDNLAGIRQIKAYTVEPEALDRFDAASRHVGEKHMRVMKGQALVWPGVSLLAESGIILMLACGAWWVLEGKMEKGTPMAFLVAWGFLFDPISRINNLTQLYVSGKVAAKRVFDILDLPDETNLTEGERPAEFKGKVVFENAGFSYDPDSPAVQGVSLIAEPGMTVALVGPTGAGKSTVLNLLTRFYETDQGRILLDDHPIETLSKEWLRDHTGYVTQESFLFNTTLRENLRLAKPDATDDEIWAALDNANAAPFVRDLPEKLDTVAGERGVRFSGGEKQRLSIARALLKNPPLLLLDEATSALDNETERLVQQALENLRADRTSFVIAHRLSTVRKADLICVLQDGKLVECGKHEDLLARGGLYSRLCEASIRE; translated from the coding sequence ATGGCCGTACTCAAGCGCGTCTTCTCCCTCGCCCTGCACTATCCCGGCCGGGCCGCCACCTCGCTGGTCATGGCGGTCATCTGCACCGTGCTCGTACTGGTGCTCCCCACCGTGACTCAGGTGCTGGTGGACGAGGTGATGGACAAGGGTCGCCGCGAGTTGCTCTTCCAGACTGCTTCCCTCGGCATCGGGGCCATCCTGCTGCGCCAGACGCTCTTCATGCTCCGCACCTACGGGAACAACGCGCTGGAGCAGCGCCTGATCCACGACCTCCGCAAGAAACTCTACGACAAACTCCAGCGTCTCCCGATCAAGTGGTTCGATACGAACTCCTCCGGCGAGATCATGTCCCGCGTAGCGAGCGACGTCCCCTCCACCGACCGGGTAATCGTTGAAACGATCGACCAAGCCATCCCTGCCGTCCTTCAGTTCCTGATCATGGCGGGCTGGATGTTCTACAATAGCTGGGAGCTCGCACTCGTCACGCTGGCCCCGCTGCCGATCATCGGGCTGATCACCACCATCTACTCAAAGCGGGCCGAACCCCGCTGGCGAGAATCCTCCGAAGCGTCCGCCGCACTCAACGCCCTGCTGCACGACAACCTCGCGGGCATCCGCCAGATCAAGGCCTACACCGTGGAGCCGGAAGCGCTCGATCGCTTCGATGCCGCCAGCCGTCATGTCGGAGAAAAGCACATGCGCGTGATGAAGGGCCAAGCCCTCGTCTGGCCCGGCGTCTCCCTGCTCGCAGAGTCCGGCATCATCCTCATGCTCGCCTGCGGTGCCTGGTGGGTTCTGGAGGGCAAGATGGAGAAAGGCACACCCATGGCCTTCCTGGTTGCCTGGGGCTTTCTCTTCGATCCCATCTCGCGGATCAACAATCTCACCCAGCTCTACGTGAGCGGCAAGGTCGCTGCGAAGCGCGTCTTCGATATCCTCGACCTGCCGGATGAAACAAATCTCACCGAGGGCGAGCGCCCCGCCGAGTTCAAGGGCAAGGTGGTGTTCGAGAACGCGGGCTTCTCCTACGATCCCGATTCACCTGCGGTCCAAGGCGTGTCACTGATTGCGGAGCCCGGCATGACCGTCGCCCTCGTGGGACCCACCGGTGCGGGCAAGTCCACGGTGCTCAATCTTCTCACCCGCTTCTACGAAACCGACCAAGGCCGCATCCTCCTCGACGACCATCCGATCGAAACCCTCTCGAAGGAATGGCTGCGCGACCACACCGGCTACGTGACCCAGGAGAGCTTCCTCTTCAATACCACCCTGCGCGAGAATCTGCGACTCGCAAAACCGGACGCCACCGATGACGAGATCTGGGCCGCGCTCGATAACGCGAATGCCGCACCCTTTGTACGAGATCTACCGGAGAAGCTCGACACCGTGGCCGGCGAGCGCGGCGTGCGCTTCTCCGGTGGAGAGAAGCAGCGTCTCTCGATCGCCCGTGCCCTTCTGAAGAACCCTCCGCTCCTCCTGTTAGACGAAGCGACTTCCGCTCTCGACAACGAAACCGAACGTCTCGTGCAGCAAGCGCTCGAGAATCTCCGCGCCGATCGCACCTCCTTTGTCATCGCGCACCGTCTCTCGACGGTCCGCAAAGCCGACCTGATTTGCGTGCTACAGGACGGAAAACTCGTGGAGTGCGGAAAACACGAAGACCTTCTCGCAAGAGGCGGCTTGTATTCCCGGCTATGCGAAGCTTCCATTCGCGAATAA